From the Primulina tabacum isolate GXHZ01 chromosome 15, ASM2559414v2, whole genome shotgun sequence genome, one window contains:
- the LOC142525840 gene encoding uncharacterized protein LOC142525840, protein MTARRLRPYFLSHPIVVLTNSPLGRILTHADMSGRLVKWTTELGGYDIHYDLRTAIKAQALADFLAETVHQENEDPWKVYVDGSSSKEGSGVGVVLISPAGEEVKLAVRLDFRASKNEVEYEAVLTGLRAARNVGATRVLIFSDSQLVAQQMKGTYDVKDEKLIEYAQEVDRVREKFTEITFEQILRKENEKADTLVKRAGAMGSWKTRDVVFQVELTPHTSSPAVEQEEEEDWRTDIINYLKEGKLPDHPREACKLKTKYSRYVMVGEVLYRTSFAGPLLRCLSYQEVDYVLREVHEGCCENDLGAYVSARKVLLACYCWPSVLHDAQELVMSCDSCQRHARLHHRPTTMMKAITAACLFDQWGMNIVGSFLIAPARKKFLLVAVD, encoded by the coding sequence ATGACAGCGAGGCGCTTGAGACCCTACTTCCTATCTCATCCAATTGTGGTGCTAACTAATAGCCCATTGGGCAGAATCCTCACTCATGCGGATATGTCTGGCCGTTTGGTTAAGTGGACTACTGAGCTGGGAGGGTATGACATCCATTATGACTTGAGAACAGCTATTAAAGCGCAAGCCTTAGCCGATTTTTTGGCTGAGACCGTGCATCAAGAAAATGAGGACCCTTGGAAAGTATATGTGGATGGTTCCTCTTCAAAGGAGGGAAGTGGGGTGGGAGTggtactgatttcaccagctggAGAGGAGGTGAAGTTAGCGGTAAGGTTGGACTTTCGAGCATCCAAGAATGAGGTAGAGTATGAGGCTGTGTTGACAGGACTTCGAGCCGCCAGGAACGTGGGAGCTACCCGGGTACTTATTTTTTCTGATTCACAGCTAGTAGCACAACAGATGAAGGGAACGTATGATGTGAAAGATGAAAAACTTATTGAGTATGCTCAGGAAGTGGATAGAGTCAGAGAGAAGTTCACAGAGATTACATTTGAACAGATTCTcaggaaagaaaatgaaaaggcGGATACTCTAGTCAAAAGGGCTGGGGCAATGGGAAGTTGGAAGACTAGAGATGTGGTATTTCAAGTTGAACTCACACCTCACACGAGTTCTCCCGCAGTTGaacaggaggaggaggaggattgGAGGACTGACATAATTAACTACCTGAAAGAGGGAAAGCTTCCTGATCACCCTCGCGAAGCATGTAAGTTGAAGACAAAGTATTCGCGTTATGTGATGGTCGGAGAAGTGTTGTATAGAACGTCTTTTGCGGGGCCGCTTCTTCGATGCTTGAGTTATCAAGAGGTTGATTATGTACTCCGAGAAGTCCATGAGGGGTGCTGTGAAAATGACCTGGGGGCTTATGTGTCGGCAAGGAAGGTGCTGCTAGCCTGTTATTGTTGGCCCTCAGTGCTGCATGATGCTCAAGAGTTAGTGATGTCTTGTGATAGTTGTCAACGTCATGCCCGGTTGCATCACCGGCCGACCACGATGATGAAGGCTATCACAGCCGCCTGTCTTTTTGACCAATGGGGAATGAATATTGTGGGGTCTTTTCTTATAGCTCCTGCTCGGAAGAAGTTCTTATTGGTGGCAGTTGATTAA